Proteins found in one Enterococcus sp. 9D6_DIV0238 genomic segment:
- the ptsP gene encoding phosphoenolpyruvate--protein phosphotransferase produces MSDMLKGIAASDGVAIAKAYLLVQPDLSFDKKSVEDTAAEERRLDDALAKSTTELQAIREKAAQSLGEEEAQVFDAHLMVLSDPEMIGQIKQNIQDNKVNAEAALKEVTDMYIGMFEAMDDNAYMQERAADIRDVAKRILAHLLGVTLPNPSMINEEVVVVAHDLTPSDTAQLDRTYVKAFVTDIGGRTSHSAIMARSLEIPAIVGTKEITAKVKEGDILAVNGIDGDVIVHPTDAEKADFEAKGKAYADLKAEWDKLKHAETVTADGKHIELAANIGTPKDLEGVHNNGGEAVGLYRTEFLYMDSPDFPTEEDQYVAYKAVLEGMDGKPVVVRTMDIGGDKELPYLQLPHEMNPFLGYRALRISLSERGDDMFRTQMRALLRASVHGNLRIMFPMVATLKEFRAAKKIFDEEKAKLVSEGTSVSDTIQVGIMIEIPAAAVIADKFAKEVDFFSIGTNDLIQYTMAADRMNERVSYLYQPYNPSILRLIKNVIDASHAEGKWTGMCGEMAGDQTAVPLLVGMGLDEFSMSATSILKTRSLMKRLDTKKMTELADRALNDCDTMEEVMELVEEFTK; encoded by the coding sequence ATGTCTGATATGCTAAAAGGAATTGCCGCAAGTGATGGTGTCGCTATCGCTAAAGCTTACCTGTTAGTTCAACCTGATTTATCTTTCGACAAAAAATCTGTAGAAGATACTGCTGCGGAAGAAAGACGTTTAGATGATGCTTTAGCAAAATCAACGACTGAACTGCAAGCAATCAGAGAAAAAGCAGCTCAAAGCCTTGGCGAAGAAGAAGCGCAAGTTTTTGATGCGCATTTGATGGTTTTATCTGACCCTGAAATGATTGGTCAAATCAAACAAAACATCCAAGATAATAAAGTAAACGCTGAAGCAGCATTAAAAGAAGTGACTGATATGTATATCGGTATGTTCGAAGCAATGGATGACAATGCCTACATGCAAGAACGTGCAGCAGATATTCGCGACGTTGCAAAACGTATTTTAGCTCACTTACTAGGAGTTACGCTTCCTAATCCTTCAATGATCAACGAAGAAGTGGTTGTGGTTGCTCATGACTTGACTCCAAGTGATACTGCTCAGTTAGACCGTACATATGTGAAAGCATTTGTAACGGATATCGGTGGACGTACGTCTCACTCTGCTATTATGGCGCGTTCTCTTGAAATTCCTGCGATCGTAGGAACAAAAGAAATCACTGCAAAAGTGAAAGAAGGCGATATTTTAGCGGTAAACGGGATCGATGGCGATGTGATCGTTCATCCAACGGACGCTGAAAAAGCTGATTTTGAAGCAAAAGGTAAAGCGTATGCTGACCTTAAAGCTGAATGGGATAAATTAAAACATGCTGAAACAGTGACTGCTGACGGCAAACATATCGAATTAGCTGCCAATATTGGTACACCTAAAGATTTAGAAGGCGTACACAACAATGGCGGAGAAGCTGTTGGTTTATACCGTACAGAATTCTTATACATGGATTCTCCGGACTTCCCAACAGAAGAAGATCAATATGTTGCATACAAAGCTGTACTAGAAGGCATGGACGGCAAACCTGTCGTGGTTCGTACAATGGATATCGGTGGAGACAAAGAATTACCTTATCTTCAATTACCGCATGAAATGAATCCGTTCTTAGGTTACCGTGCATTACGTATCAGCTTATCTGAACGCGGCGACGATATGTTCCGCACACAAATGCGTGCATTATTACGTGCTTCTGTTCATGGTAACTTACGTATCATGTTCCCAATGGTTGCTACATTGAAAGAATTCAGAGCAGCGAAGAAAATCTTCGATGAAGAAAAAGCAAAATTAGTTTCTGAAGGAACAAGCGTATCTGATACGATTCAAGTCGGTATCATGATCGAAATTCCTGCAGCAGCTGTGATTGCGGATAAATTCGCCAAAGAAGTTGACTTCTTTAGTATCGGAACAAATGACTTGATCCAATACACAATGGCAGCAGACCGTATGAACGAACGTGTTTCTTACCTATACCAACCATACAATCCTTCAATCTTACGTTTGATCAAAAACGTGATCGACGCATCTCATGCTGAAGGCAAATGGACTGGTATGTGTGGAGAAATGGCGGGCGACCAAACTGCAGTACCTCTATTAGTAGGGATGGGCTTAGATGAGTTCTCTATGAGTGCAACATCTATCCTTAAAACACGCAGCTTGATGAAACGTCTAGATACTAAGAAAATGACTGAACTTGCGGATCGTGCGTTGAATGACTGCGATACAATGGAAGAAGTTATGGAATTGGTTGAAGAGTTCACAAAATAA
- a CDS encoding type II toxin-antitoxin system death-on-curing family toxin: MKYLTIEEVIAMNYALIKRYSPLEVIGVKEMGALERIIAQPKQEVFGKELYPTVFDKAYILYEKLIKKHCFHNGNKRTAVLALLVFLKRNGLILEVDNRELEDMSVGIAINKVSQDEVISWIKNNCK, from the coding sequence ATGAAGTATTTGACGATAGAAGAAGTCATTGCGATGAATTATGCATTGATTAAACGATACAGTCCACTTGAGGTTATTGGTGTCAAGGAAATGGGCGCTTTGGAAAGGATTATTGCTCAACCAAAGCAGGAAGTATTTGGAAAAGAATTGTACCCAACTGTTTTTGATAAAGCCTATATTTTATATGAAAAATTGATCAAAAAGCATTGTTTCCACAATGGTAATAAACGTACGGCAGTTTTAGCATTGTTGGTTTTTTTGAAGCGAAATGGATTGATTTTAGAGGTGGACAATAGAGAGTTGGAAGATATGAGTGTGGGAATTGCTATTAATAAAGTTTCGCAAGATGAAGTTATTTCTTGGATTAAAAATAATTGTAAGTAA
- a CDS encoding AbrB/MazE/SpoVT family DNA-binding domain-containing protein, with the protein MSETIKKTRKTRKQGNTYITTLPKEVIQALSLHEGDKLEFVIRDGQVLLEKPLSIKSDNVPDEFYDDIDFFMNKHDQAFKNLVEK; encoded by the coding sequence ATGTCTGAGACTATAAAAAAAACGAGAAAAACAAGAAAACAAGGAAATACATACATTACAACTTTACCTAAAGAGGTAATTCAAGCGTTATCTCTACATGAAGGTGATAAGCTTGAATTCGTTATTCGTGATGGGCAAGTGTTATTAGAGAAACCATTATCGATCAAATCAGATAATGTTCCTGATGAGTTTTACGATGACATCGACTTTTTTATGAATAAACATGATCAAGCGTTTAAAAATTTGGTTGAGAAATAA
- a CDS encoding peptide chain release factor 3 has protein sequence MKNSHLKEQVDSRRTFAIISHPDAGKTTITEQLLLFGGAIRQAGTVKGKKTGNFAKSDWMEIEKQRGISVTSSVMQFDYDDKRVNILDTPGHEDFSEDTYRTLMAVDSAVMVIDSAKGIEAQTKKLFQVVKKRGIPIFTFINKLDRDGREPLDLLEELEELLDIESYPMNWPIGMGKGLEGLYDIYNKRVEVYRPETNNDERFIPLVDGDIPSDHPLHKESVYQQVLEEVELLVEAGDEFDTEKIARGDQTPVFFGSALTNFGVQTFLETFLQFAPSPYSHKTEDGQEVSPYEEEFSGFVFKIQANMNPAHRDRIAFVRICSGTFERGMDVILGRTGKKIKLSNVTQFMADSRENVEEAVAGDIIGIYDTGNYQIGDTLYEGKLKVEYEELPSFTPELFMKVVAKNVMKQKSFHKGIYQLVQEGAIQLYKTYLTEEYIIGAVGQLQFEVFQHRMLNEYNAEVVMTPMGSKIARWIKPEDLDERMSSSRNILARDRFDQPLFLFENQFAERWFADKYPDVELKSLL, from the coding sequence ATGAAAAATTCACATTTAAAAGAACAAGTTGACAGCCGCCGTACATTTGCGATCATTTCCCATCCGGATGCCGGGAAAACAACTATTACAGAGCAACTATTATTATTTGGCGGAGCGATTCGTCAAGCAGGGACTGTTAAAGGGAAAAAGACCGGAAACTTCGCTAAATCAGACTGGATGGAAATTGAAAAACAAAGAGGGATTTCCGTTACCAGTTCTGTGATGCAATTTGATTATGATGATAAACGTGTCAATATTCTAGATACCCCTGGGCATGAGGATTTCTCCGAGGACACGTATCGTACGTTGATGGCGGTAGATAGTGCTGTGATGGTCATTGATAGTGCGAAAGGGATCGAGGCGCAAACGAAGAAATTATTCCAAGTGGTCAAAAAACGTGGAATTCCGATTTTCACGTTCATCAATAAATTGGACCGTGATGGTCGTGAACCTTTGGATTTGCTGGAAGAATTAGAAGAACTGCTCGATATCGAATCCTATCCAATGAATTGGCCGATCGGTATGGGGAAAGGTCTAGAAGGACTTTACGATATCTATAATAAACGTGTAGAAGTGTATCGACCTGAGACAAACAATGATGAGCGTTTTATTCCATTAGTAGATGGGGATATTCCAAGTGATCATCCACTGCATAAGGAAAGCGTGTATCAACAAGTATTAGAAGAAGTTGAGCTATTGGTGGAAGCGGGAGATGAATTTGACACAGAAAAAATTGCTCGCGGCGATCAAACACCTGTCTTCTTTGGTTCAGCTTTAACGAATTTTGGTGTACAAACATTTTTAGAAACCTTTTTACAATTTGCCCCTTCACCGTACAGTCATAAAACAGAAGATGGACAAGAAGTCAGTCCTTATGAGGAAGAGTTCTCAGGTTTTGTTTTCAAGATTCAGGCGAATATGAATCCGGCTCACCGTGACCGTATCGCATTTGTTCGAATTTGTTCAGGAACTTTTGAGCGTGGGATGGATGTCATCTTAGGAAGAACTGGAAAGAAAATAAAATTAAGTAATGTGACGCAATTTATGGCGGATTCTAGAGAAAATGTGGAAGAAGCTGTTGCTGGTGATATCATCGGTATCTATGATACAGGAAATTATCAAATCGGCGACACATTATATGAAGGTAAATTGAAAGTCGAATATGAAGAGCTGCCTTCATTCACACCTGAGCTATTTATGAAAGTTGTCGCTAAAAATGTGATGAAACAAAAATCATTCCATAAAGGAATTTATCAGCTTGTACAAGAAGGTGCGATCCAATTATACAAAACCTATCTGACAGAAGAATATATCATTGGAGCAGTAGGACAATTGCAGTTTGAAGTGTTCCAGCATCGGATGCTGAATGAATATAATGCAGAAGTCGTTATGACGCCAATGGGTAGTAAAATCGCTCGCTGGATCAAGCCGGAAGACTTAGATGAACGGATGAGCTCAAGTCGAAATATTTTAGCAAGAGACCGTTTTGATCAACCATTGTTCCTATTTGAAAATCAATTTGCTGAGCGTTGGTTTGCAGATAAGTATCCAGACGTAGAATTAAAGAGTTTATTATAA
- a CDS encoding DUF3955 domain-containing protein, protein MEFGAKIKVLRTENQLTQEQFASRLNVTRQAVSNWENNRNLPDLEMLILIARSFHISLDDLILGGNTVNNITEKLIQDGSETRRARFNMITTLIGAFLLFFGFACFFIKANSVEYIDQSGILHENFYLLPIGFFFIFTGIIVFLVIGINYVRELIKRKV, encoded by the coding sequence ATGGAATTTGGAGCTAAAATCAAAGTATTACGAACAGAAAATCAATTAACACAAGAACAATTTGCCTCACGTTTAAATGTTACAAGACAAGCCGTTTCAAACTGGGAAAATAATCGAAATTTACCAGACCTCGAAATGTTGATCCTCATTGCTCGTTCATTTCATATTTCACTTGATGATTTGATATTAGGAGGAAATACCGTGAATAATATAACTGAAAAACTGATTCAGGATGGTAGTGAAACAAGGCGGGCAAGATTCAATATGATCACAACATTGATTGGCGCTTTTTTATTGTTTTTTGGTTTTGCTTGTTTCTTTATCAAAGCAAACTCTGTCGAATATATCGATCAATCAGGAATTTTGCATGAAAATTTTTATCTTTTACCAATTGGTTTCTTCTTCATTTTTACAGGGATCATCGTCTTTTTGGTCATTGGAATCAACTATGTGAGAGAGTTGATCAAACGCAAAGTCTAG
- a CDS encoding DUF1827 family protein gives MKLVNVTNSYKQLVNKQLENTDAYFVKVYSAGNTTVVYSEATKHAEILIVNKKRAVRKTEINEILAYFLKRIPKEKYRQEDISIIELKDVTEISIPVTSSLVEQ, from the coding sequence ATGAAGCTAGTCAATGTAACCAACAGCTACAAGCAATTAGTCAATAAACAATTGGAAAATACTGATGCCTACTTTGTTAAAGTATACTCAGCAGGTAATACCACTGTCGTTTATTCTGAGGCAACAAAGCATGCAGAAATATTGATCGTCAATAAAAAACGTGCTGTACGCAAAACTGAGATCAACGAAATTTTAGCTTACTTCTTAAAGCGTATTCCTAAAGAAAAATACCGTCAAGAAGATATTTCGATCATCGAATTAAAAGACGTGACTGAAATTTCAATTCCTGTAACCTCTAGTTTAGTTGAACAGTAG
- a CDS encoding helix-turn-helix domain-containing protein, giving the protein MLDAMMLENTDKRKLTLFRLLTLFSDKRYSIKFFESKLDYSYSRVVYLLELIQQDLTDMTGKKVDLLTKNGVHHKQNITYDMYYQYLITQSIPYKLLISLLYFPEDNLDRFCDKHYQSRTTVVRKSKLLIDYFKHFTIRVNISQLSLSGDERIIRILFYNLIWMTTQGTNLPKIKRNPITYDEVSKIVSPYFPDTFSYGARKQISLMLDIVYLRIRKGNVLTEKTEIEPYISVPEVYTITHFGNLIKDPDALAAEAQFAAFLLIASPNFFREGEHRLLLLDSYLEKHSNSATKLLEEFTVFFRDKFMPIGFSWNNEVILFGNVANILFSHSIIQQRFPTLFHLTDNNIYSKNKYYYQLFTEFKALFQKISNRKNYAWLKTNIDALSDTLSALLVPLYESFLGNNLIRIALVAESNYLLVEPLTQFIKDIPFVQLVAYKYGEFSSFDFMVTTSSFLIPEDCPLPSFVFRFSADSDEQYLSLYQAIKDVHNQKGSNLIQQKKTNI; this is encoded by the coding sequence ATGTTAGATGCAATGATGTTGGAAAACACTGATAAACGTAAATTAACTCTTTTTCGACTACTAACCCTTTTCTCTGATAAGAGGTATAGCATCAAATTTTTTGAGAGTAAACTTGATTATTCGTATAGTCGAGTTGTCTATCTCCTTGAGCTGATTCAGCAAGATTTAACGGATATGACTGGTAAAAAGGTCGATCTGCTCACAAAAAATGGTGTCCATCACAAGCAAAATATCACTTATGATATGTATTATCAGTATTTGATCACACAAAGTATCCCATACAAATTATTGATCTCGTTGCTCTATTTTCCTGAAGATAATCTAGATCGATTTTGCGATAAACATTATCAAAGTAGAACAACTGTCGTTCGCAAATCAAAACTATTGATCGATTACTTCAAACACTTTACGATCAGAGTAAATATTTCTCAATTGAGTCTCTCAGGTGATGAACGTATCATTCGGATCTTATTTTATAATCTCATTTGGATGACCACTCAAGGAACCAACCTGCCAAAAATCAAGCGTAACCCAATCACTTATGATGAGGTCAGCAAAATTGTCAGCCCCTATTTTCCAGATACCTTTAGCTATGGCGCTCGCAAACAGATTTCTTTAATGCTTGATATCGTCTATTTACGAATACGAAAAGGAAATGTTTTAACAGAAAAAACAGAAATCGAGCCGTATATCAGTGTTCCTGAAGTATACACTATTACTCATTTTGGGAACCTGATAAAAGATCCAGATGCTTTAGCTGCTGAAGCTCAATTTGCAGCATTCTTATTGATCGCATCCCCTAATTTTTTTAGAGAAGGTGAGCATCGATTATTACTTCTAGATTCTTATTTGGAAAAACATTCAAATAGTGCTACAAAATTACTGGAAGAATTTACTGTTTTCTTTAGAGATAAGTTTATGCCTATTGGTTTTTCTTGGAACAATGAGGTAATCCTTTTTGGAAATGTTGCCAACATTCTTTTTTCTCATAGCATTATCCAGCAAAGGTTTCCTACCTTATTTCACTTGACTGATAATAATATTTATTCAAAAAATAAATATTATTATCAATTATTTACTGAATTCAAAGCATTATTTCAAAAAATTTCTAACAGAAAAAACTACGCTTGGCTAAAAACAAATATCGATGCTTTATCTGACACACTTTCGGCTTTACTTGTTCCACTTTATGAATCTTTTCTAGGGAATAATCTTATTCGAATTGCTTTAGTAGCAGAGTCAAACTATCTCTTGGTTGAACCATTGACGCAATTTATAAAAGATATTCCTTTCGTTCAGTTAGTCGCATACAAATATGGTGAATTTTCCTCTTTTGATTTTATGGTAACGACTTCTTCTTTCTTGATTCCCGAAGATTGTCCTTTACCTTCATTTGTGTTTCGTTTTTCTGCAGATAGTGATGAACAATATCTCAGTCTCTATCAAGCAATCAAAGATGTTCATAATCAAAAAGGAAGTAATTTAATCCAACAAAAAAAGACTAACATCTAA
- a CDS encoding ATP-dependent Clp protease ATP-binding subunit → MICQNCQQNPATIHLYANVNGQRKQLDYCQSCYQKLKAQANDNQPTMSQQDPFGFGSLDDLYRSLSRQMQEQQGNPNGQVPPTQFGDGNGFNGGQPPRGGVAQADGLLGEYGINITQAARNGDIDPVVGRDEEIKRVIEILNRRTKNNPVLIGEPGVGKTAVVEGLAQKIVDGDVPQKLLDKEVIRLDVVSLVQGTGIRGQFEERMQKLIEEIKQAENVILFIDEVHEIVGAGAAGDGNMDAGNILKPALARGELQMVGATTLNEYRIIEKDAALERRMQPVRVDEPTVDETIKILKGLQKRYEDYHHVKYTDEAIKAAATLSNRYIQDRFLPDKAIDLLDESGSKMNLTIQIVDPKTIEKKLAEAEQQKQQASAEEDFEKAAYYRDQINKLQAMKEKQISDEETPVIDEKNIEAIVEQKTGIPVGDLKEKEQTQLKNLAVDLKAHVVGQDDAVDKVSKAIRRNRVGLGKQNRPIGSFLFVGPTGVGKTELAKQLAFELFGSEDSMIRFDMSEYMEKHSVSKLIGSPPGYVGYDEAGQLTEKVRRNPYSLVLLDEIEKAHPDVLHMFLQILDDGRLTDAQGRTVSFKDTIIIMTSNAGTGNVEANVGFGAAREGVTKSVLGQLNNFFTPEFLNRFDGIIEFKALSKENLMNIVSLMLDEVNGLLAHQKIHIEVPTDVKEKLVDLGYDPSMGARPLRRTIQEQIEDGIAEYYLDHPEDHDLVAKLDDDGKISVTGSTETVSEEAPLSDSPDSEQTIEE, encoded by the coding sequence ATGATCTGTCAAAATTGTCAGCAAAATCCAGCAACGATCCATTTATATGCGAATGTCAATGGTCAAAGAAAACAATTAGACTATTGCCAAAGTTGCTACCAAAAATTAAAAGCACAAGCAAATGATAATCAACCAACAATGTCTCAGCAAGATCCATTTGGTTTTGGAAGTTTAGATGATCTCTACCGCTCTTTATCTCGTCAAATGCAGGAACAACAAGGTAACCCGAATGGCCAAGTCCCTCCAACACAGTTTGGTGACGGTAACGGCTTCAATGGCGGACAACCTCCTCGCGGCGGTGTCGCACAAGCGGACGGCTTACTTGGAGAATATGGTATCAATATCACTCAAGCAGCTCGCAATGGTGATATCGATCCTGTTGTCGGTCGTGATGAAGAAATCAAGCGTGTGATCGAAATTCTCAATCGCCGGACAAAAAATAATCCTGTCTTGATCGGTGAACCCGGTGTTGGTAAAACAGCCGTTGTCGAAGGACTTGCTCAAAAAATCGTCGATGGTGATGTTCCCCAAAAACTATTGGACAAAGAAGTGATTCGTTTAGACGTTGTTTCATTAGTTCAAGGAACAGGCATTCGCGGACAATTTGAAGAACGCATGCAAAAATTGATCGAAGAAATCAAGCAAGCTGAAAATGTTATCTTATTTATCGATGAAGTCCATGAAATTGTCGGTGCCGGTGCTGCTGGTGACGGCAATATGGATGCCGGTAACATTTTAAAACCTGCGCTTGCTCGTGGAGAACTCCAAATGGTTGGGGCAACAACATTGAATGAATACCGCATCATCGAAAAAGACGCTGCTTTAGAACGTCGGATGCAGCCCGTTCGTGTAGACGAACCCACTGTCGATGAAACGATCAAGATCTTGAAAGGTTTGCAAAAACGCTATGAAGATTATCATCACGTAAAATATACAGATGAAGCAATCAAAGCGGCTGCAACCTTATCTAATCGTTATATCCAAGACCGTTTCTTACCAGATAAAGCGATCGACCTATTAGATGAATCAGGCTCTAAAATGAATTTGACGATTCAAATCGTCGATCCAAAAACGATCGAAAAGAAATTAGCCGAAGCAGAACAGCAAAAACAACAAGCCTCTGCTGAAGAAGATTTTGAAAAGGCGGCTTACTACCGTGATCAAATCAATAAGTTACAAGCGATGAAGGAAAAACAAATCAGCGATGAAGAAACACCTGTGATCGATGAGAAAAATATCGAAGCGATCGTTGAACAAAAAACAGGGATTCCAGTTGGTGATCTGAAAGAAAAAGAACAAACACAATTGAAGAACTTAGCAGTCGACTTGAAAGCTCATGTTGTCGGACAAGATGATGCTGTCGATAAAGTCTCAAAAGCGATCCGCCGTAACCGTGTAGGTTTGGGTAAACAAAATCGACCAATCGGTTCTTTCCTATTTGTTGGACCAACTGGTGTTGGTAAAACGGAATTAGCAAAACAATTGGCCTTTGAACTATTTGGATCAGAAGATTCAATGATTCGTTTTGACATGAGTGAATATATGGAAAAACATAGTGTCTCTAAATTGATCGGTTCACCTCCTGGCTATGTTGGATATGATGAAGCTGGACAATTGACTGAAAAAGTACGCCGCAATCCATACAGCCTAGTGTTACTTGATGAAATCGAAAAAGCACATCCAGATGTTTTGCATATGTTCTTGCAAATCCTTGATGACGGACGTTTGACAGATGCTCAAGGTCGAACAGTCAGCTTCAAAGATACGATCATCATCATGACAAGTAATGCTGGAACTGGGAATGTGGAAGCCAACGTTGGATTTGGCGCTGCTCGCGAAGGCGTGACGAAATCTGTTTTAGGCCAATTGAATAACTTCTTTACTCCTGAGTTCTTGAATCGTTTTGATGGTATCATCGAATTCAAAGCTTTGAGCAAAGAAAACTTGATGAATATCGTCAGCTTGATGCTGGATGAAGTGAACGGCTTACTTGCTCATCAAAAAATCCATATCGAAGTTCCAACAGACGTAAAAGAAAAATTAGTTGATTTAGGCTACGATCCTTCTATGGGTGCAAGACCATTGCGTCGAACGATCCAAGAACAGATCGAAGACGGAATTGCTGAATATTATTTGGATCATCCAGAAGATCATGATTTAGTGGCTAAATTGGATGATGATGGGAAGATCAGTGTAACTGGTTCAACTGAAACTGTTTCTGAAGAAGCTCCTTTATCTGATTCTCCTGATAGCGAACAAACAATAGAAGAATAA
- a CDS encoding helix-turn-helix transcriptional regulator, with amino-acid sequence MKLNRMFEIVYLLLERKKMTTMELAKHFEVSKRTILRDIEALSIAGIPIYTTKGKGGGISLLDHYVLDRSMISADEQDQILFALQSLAVTHHLNAATTLSKLQTLFKKTDTSWIEVDFSRWGKTDPDNQKFELLKNAILTEKALSFSYATSYGSTSLKIVYPLKLLFKSKAWYLQAYCISKQDYRTYKINRITDLEILDEAFSRSSYTVPALEEKDSPTLLHLTLLFTKEIAFRAYDEFDMKDIQINQDGSLLVDALLPEDYWLYSFLLSLGASVKVLSPAHVEKKLLTQVEEIKKNYLNL; translated from the coding sequence ATGAAACTAAATAGAATGTTTGAAATCGTCTATCTTCTACTCGAAAGAAAAAAGATGACGACAATGGAGTTAGCAAAACATTTCGAAGTCTCTAAACGGACGATCTTACGGGACATAGAAGCGTTATCTATCGCTGGTATTCCAATTTACACAACTAAAGGAAAAGGTGGCGGGATCTCTCTGCTTGATCATTACGTGTTAGACAGATCGATGATTTCAGCTGACGAACAAGACCAAATTCTCTTTGCTCTTCAAAGCTTAGCTGTGACACATCATTTAAATGCTGCAACGACTTTATCAAAACTTCAAACTCTTTTTAAAAAGACTGACACTAGTTGGATCGAAGTTGACTTTTCCCGTTGGGGGAAAACAGATCCCGACAATCAAAAATTTGAACTTTTGAAAAATGCTATCCTTACAGAAAAAGCTCTCTCTTTTTCCTATGCAACCTCTTACGGATCAACAAGTTTAAAAATCGTTTATCCATTAAAATTACTCTTTAAATCTAAAGCCTGGTATCTACAAGCTTACTGCATTTCAAAACAAGATTACAGAACCTATAAAATCAATAGGATCACTGATTTGGAAATACTTGACGAAGCTTTTTCTAGAAGTAGCTACACCGTTCCTGCTCTTGAAGAAAAAGACAGCCCCACTTTATTGCACTTAACTCTTTTATTCACAAAAGAGATTGCTTTCAGAGCGTATGATGAATTTGATATGAAGGATATCCAGATCAATCAAGACGGCTCTTTACTTGTAGATGCGCTATTACCGGAAGATTATTGGCTATACTCTTTTCTCTTATCTTTAGGTGCTTCAGTCAAAGTCCTTTCACCAGCACATGTAGAAAAAAAGTTACTGACTCAGGTCGAAGAGATAAAAAAAAATTATTTAAATCTATAA
- a CDS encoding phosphocarrier protein HPr, giving the protein MEKKDFHIVAETGIHARPATLLVQTASKFNSDINLEYKGKSVNLKSIMGVMSLGVGQGSDVTISVDGVDEADALAAIVDTMKKEGLSE; this is encoded by the coding sequence ATGGAAAAGAAAGATTTTCACATCGTAGCAGAAACAGGGATTCACGCTCGTCCAGCTACATTATTAGTACAAACTGCAAGTAAATTCAACTCAGATATCAACTTAGAATACAAAGGTAAATCTGTTAACCTTAAATCAATCATGGGCGTTATGTCTCTAGGCGTTGGCCAAGGTTCAGACGTTACTATCTCAGTTGATGGTGTAGACGAAGCTGATGCATTAGCAGCAATCGTTGACACAATGAAAAAAGAAGGATTGTCAGAATAA
- a CDS encoding ClbS/DfsB family four-helix bundle protein yields the protein MPRPTTKIDLITTADEQFSKLWQLIDSMSAEKQNASFVFSETFLEKRKEAHWQRDKNLRDVLIHLYEWHQLLLNWVDSNQNGETKPFIPTPYNWRTYGKLNEEFIEKHQNTSLNEAKELLKNSHAEVLKMIETFTNEELFAKNTLPWTGTSTLGSYCVSATSSHYEWAIKKIKQHIKS from the coding sequence ATGCCTAGACCTACAACTAAAATAGACTTGATCACAACAGCAGACGAACAGTTTTCGAAATTATGGCAGCTGATCGATTCTATGTCTGCTGAAAAACAGAATGCATCATTTGTCTTTAGTGAAACCTTTTTGGAAAAAAGAAAGGAAGCTCACTGGCAACGTGATAAGAATTTGCGGGATGTGCTGATTCATTTATATGAATGGCATCAATTGCTTTTAAATTGGGTAGACTCTAATCAAAACGGCGAAACAAAGCCTTTCATACCCACTCCCTATAATTGGCGAACTTACGGTAAACTCAATGAAGAATTTATAGAAAAACATCAAAATACCTCTCTGAATGAGGCAAAGGAACTTCTAAAAAATAGCCATGCTGAGGTATTAAAAATGATTGAGACATTCACGAATGAAGAATTATTCGCTAAAAATACATTGCCTTGGACTGGAACATCTACACTAGGAAGCTACTGTGTTTCTGCAACTTCTAGTCACTACGAATGGGCAATAAAAAAGATCAAGCAGCATATCAAATCATAA